Part of the Salinimonas iocasae genome, GGTTAGCAACAATTGGCGTATTGAGGGCACTTTGCAAATATGCCATCTGATAACGGTTCATATTAGATACGCCAATATGTTTTATCTTACCGGTCGTTATAAGCGTAGCAAGTGTGCGGGCTATTTCATCTAATTCTATAAGTGGGTCGGGACGATGCAAAAGCAGCACATCGAGTTGTTCGGTATTGAGCCGACGAAGAGACCCCTCCACACTTTGCGTTACCCAGTCAGAGGAAAAGTCATATCGTTTAGGTCCGCTCGAATCAGCAAAGCGAATGGCACACTTTGACTGCAGAATCATCTTCTCCCGCAGGTGTGGCTGTTCACTAAGAAGCTGCCCAAACACTGACTCAGCTTTGCCCAGCGTATAGATATCGGCATGATCAAACACGGTAATACCTGCATCCAGCGCCGCTTCTACAGCGCGCTGGGCGTGCATTTTGTCTTCACGTGTGATGGGGGTATCGTCCCAGCTTCCACCCAGGCCCATACAGCCGTATATCAGGTCGCTGGCTTCGGGAAAATGGTGTTTAAGCATTGTATCTACCTACAAAGTGTGAAAAACATAAAGGTTATCATGTCCCAATCGGTATCCCTATTAAACTGAACCCTGCCGGAATGTGTACTTATCGTAAAGACAGCGGTAAAAAGATAACAATGCTTAATCAGAACTATAGCCAGTCAGTGCTGATAGATACGCAGCAACTTGAATGGGAGTCATCGCCGGCGAGCCACGTCTGGCGGAAAAAACTTGAAAGAGAGGCCAGTGAGTCCGGCAAAGCTACATCGCTGGTCAGGTATGATGAAGGCGCAGCGTTTTCAACCCATACCCATCCTGCCGGCGAAGAGATATTTGTCATCAAGGGAACGTTCAGCGATGAGTCCGGCGACTATCCGGCTGGAAGTTACCTGCGTAATCCCGCTAAGTCCAGGCATGCGCCTTACTCAGAAACCGGCTGTGAGCTCTTTGTTAAGCTCTGTTATTTTTCTCCCGGTGATACGCGTTCAGTACGCCTGAATACAAATATTGCAGGATGGCAACAGGGGATGACTAGTGCCCAAAAGGTATTGCCACTGCATCAGTTCGATGAAGAGATTACGCAACTGGTTGAACTGGATAAGGGGGCATCATGGCATCCCGTCATTCCGGAGAATGGCTTTGAAGCACTGGTTTTGTCTGGCGAGCTAAGCGAACAGGACATTAAAATTCCAGCTATGAGCTGGCTTCGTCGTCCGACGGGTGACGATCCGCGTTTTACTGTATCAAAGGGGCCGGTAAAGATTTTACTTAAGACCGGTCACCTGCCCACAAGAGGATAGGCAATGAAAACACTGCTTTTAGTTTTACTGGCAGGCTTAATACTTACCGCCTGTACATCTAAGCCGGAAAATGTAGAGCCTGTCACTGATTTTGACGCGCAGCAATACCTTGGTAAATGGTATGAAATTGCCCGATTGGACCACAGTTTTGAAGAAGGTCTGAGTAATGTCACTGCCACTTATTCAAAACGGGATGACGGCGGTATAAAGGTTGTAAACCGCGGCTTCAATGACGAGGAAGGGCAGTGGGACGAAGCTGAAGGAAAAGCGTATTTTGTAAAGGATGAGCAAACAGGATGGCTGAAAGTTTCATTTTTTGGCCCTTTTTACGCCAGCTATATAGTGGCCGACCTGGATAAAAATTATCAATGGTCACTGGTGACTGGTCCGGACAAAGACTACCTGTGGATATTGGCCCGTCAGCCCGAAATGGATGATTCTCAACGTTCTGCACTTGTTCAGAAGGCCGCATCTCTGGGCTATGACACCGATGCGCTGATTTTTGTTAAGCATGATCGTAATCAAAACTAAATCACTCTCAGATGATATACTCTGCGTTCTGAATGACTGGTAGAAACAATAAACGGACAGGCCGTAGTGATTGAAGAAAAGGTAAAAGCACGGGCAAACAGCCAGTGTGAATTATGTGGTAGCGAAGAAAATTTATCGCTGTATGAAGTACCCTCATCACCTACTACTGGTGTAGACAGTACTATCCTGGCGTGCTCAACCTGCGTGAGTCAGTTGACCGGAGAGACAGAACCGGATACCAACCACTGGCGGTGTCTGAATGAGGCAATTTGGTCGCCAGTACCGGCTGTGCAGATTGTTGCGTGGCGTATGCTGAATAAACTAAATAGCGAACCGTGGGCGCAGGACCTTCTCGATATGATGTATCTGGATGAGCAGATGCAACAATGGGCAAGTGCGAGCCAGGCTGATGACTCAAGAGAGCCGACGCTGGACAGTAACGGCGCACCGTTAGCGGCAGGCGACACGGTGCACCTGATAAAAGATTTGAATGTAAAAGGGGTAAGCTTTACTGCCAAACGAGGTACTGCAGTGCGCAATATCAGTTTAAGCGACAACCCGTTACATATTGAAGGACGCGTGAACGGAACGCGAATTGTCATCATTGCCGCCTATACGAAAAAAGCGTAAGCAAAGAATTATCACCGTATCTGCAAAAGTTAACCCTCACTTACCTGTCGAATATAATGCGGCAGGTAAGCTTTTAAGGCATAATGAAACCTGGTTTTAAGATGTAGAAAGGCTTCTTATGCAATCAATTACCCTTCGTACACCGGATGACTGGCATCTTCATTTTCGCGACGGCGAAATGCTAAGTGAAACGGTACCGGCCACAGCCCGCTGTTTTGCCCGGGCCATTGTCATGCCAAACCTTGTTCCACCGGTGACTAACGCTGAGCAGGCGCAGGCCTATAAAGCGCGTATTGAGGCGGCACGTCCGTCAGGAAGTCAGTTTCAACCTCTTATGACGCTTTATCTGACTAATCAGACGACGGCGGAGGATATTCGTGAGGCTAAGAAGGCGGGGGTCACTGCGTGTAAGTTGTATCCGGCCGGCGCAACTACAAATTCTGATGCCGCTGTAAAAGGAATAGAGTCCCTTTATCCGGTGTTTGCTGAAATGGCAGAACAGGATATGCCATTACTTATTCACGGCGAGGTTACCGAAAGCCACATTGATATTTTTGACCGTGAAAAAGTCTTTATCGATACCCACCTTATTCCGATCGTAAAAGCTTTTAAACAGCTTAAAGTGGTGTTTGAACATATCACAACTAAAGATGCCGCAGACTTTGTTCTTCAGGCAGATAATAACGTGGCAGCGACTATCACTCCCCAGCATTTGTTGCTAAACCGCAATGATTTACTGGTTGGTGGGGTAAGACCGCACAATTATTGTTTACCGGTGCTAAAGCGAAATACACATCAACAGGCTCTGCGCGAGGTAGTAGCTACCGGCTCTTCTAAATTTTTTCTTGGCACCGATTCTGCGCCGCACGCACAGCATAAAAAAGAAAATGCCTGTGGTTGTGCAGGTTGCTACAG contains:
- a CDS encoding aldo/keto reductase, whose translation is MLKHHFPEASDLIYGCMGLGGSWDDTPITREDKMHAQRAVEAALDAGITVFDHADIYTLGKAESVFGQLLSEQPHLREKMILQSKCAIRFADSSGPKRYDFSSDWVTQSVEGSLRRLNTEQLDVLLLHRPDPLIELDEIARTLATLITTGKIKHIGVSNMNRYQMAYLQSALNTPIVANQLELSLSARDFVEDAISVNTPDHAHSGFSAGTMEYCMTHNVQLQAWGALAQGRFTGGKTQGETDESTAKLVRELAEKYSVSPEAIVLGWLTRHPARIQPVIGTTNPERIRACAQTTALSLSREDWYLLFETARGQDVP
- a CDS encoding cupin domain-containing protein gives rise to the protein MCTYRKDSGKKITMLNQNYSQSVLIDTQQLEWESSPASHVWRKKLEREASESGKATSLVRYDEGAAFSTHTHPAGEEIFVIKGTFSDESGDYPAGSYLRNPAKSRHAPYSETGCELFVKLCYFSPGDTRSVRLNTNIAGWQQGMTSAQKVLPLHQFDEEITQLVELDKGASWHPVIPENGFEALVLSGELSEQDIKIPAMSWLRRPTGDDPRFTVSKGPVKILLKTGHLPTRG
- a CDS encoding lipocalin family protein encodes the protein MKTLLLVLLAGLILTACTSKPENVEPVTDFDAQQYLGKWYEIARLDHSFEEGLSNVTATYSKRDDGGIKVVNRGFNDEEGQWDEAEGKAYFVKDEQTGWLKVSFFGPFYASYIVADLDKNYQWSLVTGPDKDYLWILARQPEMDDSQRSALVQKAASLGYDTDALIFVKHDRNQN
- a CDS encoding PhnA domain-containing protein, encoding MIEEKVKARANSQCELCGSEENLSLYEVPSSPTTGVDSTILACSTCVSQLTGETEPDTNHWRCLNEAIWSPVPAVQIVAWRMLNKLNSEPWAQDLLDMMYLDEQMQQWASASQADDSREPTLDSNGAPLAAGDTVHLIKDLNVKGVSFTAKRGTAVRNISLSDNPLHIEGRVNGTRIVIIAAYTKKA
- the pyrC gene encoding dihydroorotase encodes the protein MQSITLRTPDDWHLHFRDGEMLSETVPATARCFARAIVMPNLVPPVTNAEQAQAYKARIEAARPSGSQFQPLMTLYLTNQTTAEDIREAKKAGVTACKLYPAGATTNSDAAVKGIESLYPVFAEMAEQDMPLLIHGEVTESHIDIFDREKVFIDTHLIPIVKAFKQLKVVFEHITTKDAADFVLQADNNVAATITPQHLLLNRNDLLVGGVRPHNYCLPVLKRNTHQQALREVVATGSSKFFLGTDSAPHAQHKKENACGCAGCYSAWSAIELYAEVFEQLDALDKLEGFASEHGANFYGLPKNEGTITLKRESWTVPDTVTLPDGTPMVPFFAGHTLNWKLEKSLS